gatcattggggtgcatgtgtctttttgaattaaggttcactctggatatatgcccaggagtgtggttgctgaatcatatggtaagtctattttcagtcttttgaggaatgtctatactgttttccataacgcctgcaccaaactacattcccacccttttcctcacagcatgtatcgtttgtggacttttgaatgatggctgttctgacaggaaggaaagaagggggtgggggtagggaggaagggaggaaggaatttGATTTCTCCTTCCAGCTGAGATGGAATGATAAAGATCAGGTGTAACTTGCCCAGCTGAAACAACTAGTTTCCAGGCTACAACACAGGTTGAGGAACTAAGAACCCAGCTGACTCCCTGAGTTGGGGAGATAAAGGTAAGTGTGGGGAAACTAAGGTAGCTAGAGAGAGgcgatagctcagtggtagagtgtaggCCTAGCATCCAGGAGGTCCTGCCTGGGTTCGATAACTGGCAGGAGAGGTGGGAGAGGCACACTCTATCTTCCTGCCATCTTTCCGTATTACATGGCCTCCTCATGCTTTTCTGTGTCCTTTTCTGTGTCTCCTTCCCACCGCCTCTGTCATATTTGAGGCCCCCTTCCTGACCCTGTAGCTGCGGTGTTCTCTCATGGGAATACTGTAGTTTCCTTTTGTCCAACTAGCCTGCCTCCCCCAGCGCAGCCTCTCCAGGCTCCCATCAGAGGCACCAAATCAAAGCACAGACCTGAGCGTGTCACCCCTACTGCTGGAAACCCTTCTCTGGCTCACCTCACCTCTTCCCTTGTCTCCAGCCACACCTTCCACGCACGAAACTTCTGACGCCCTCCCCTAAATACATCAGGTTTCTTCACGGACCCGTGCCTTTAGCCACGTTGCTCCCTGTTCTGAGATCCCCTGCCTTCTCTGTTTTCCGGGAAAACGCTTGTTAATGATTCTACGATCTGACTCATACAGCACCTCCCACTCAGCCCGGAGACACTTGCCTCTGCGGCGTCGCTTGTGCTGTGTTGCTACCTGGACTTGTTTGTGTGTGCATCTTGCCTATCGACCCAGGCCTAGTTCACCACCGTTCCCGGAAATAATGTCAGACACAGAGAACCTTTTGGGTGCGTGAATGGAGGGCTAAGCAAGTGCTGAATGAAAGAGATGGAACACTGCACCTTTTAGTCTTCAGCAAGACATTCACTTGCATTCTCTCAGATTCTAGAATCTTTCAGATTCCACTGTTCCTTGTTCTATTGTAGACAAGGGAAACGGAGGCCCAAAGAAGAGAAACAACCATCACCCCCCCAGCGCCTCCCAGTCAGCAGCAGAACTGGGGAAGGCCTGCCCCGAGACTCTCGATTCATCTTCGTAACAGGCCATCTCTCTGCCTCAGCCTTGGCCCTCGAGCTTGCAGCCACAGGAGCAGCCTGCTTCTGCTGGTCCTGagctcctctcttctctctctccaggcTGGTCCGGGAGTTCATGGCCCAGAACAACACCGTGCAAATCAAACATGTGATCCAGACCCTGTCTCAGGAGTTTGCCCTGTCTCAGCACCCCCACAGCAGGAAAGGGGGTCTCATCGGCCTGGCCGCCTGCTCCATCGCACTGGGCAAGGTGGGCCTTTCTCCTGGAGGAACAGACACACCAGCCATGGCCTTGACTCTGACCCAGCAGGGTTTTACAGACCTGTCATTTTTCGCCATCCTCTCCACACCTCAGGCCAGCAAGGCTGGCTCTCTGGCCTTGCCGCCTGGTACTTGGGCATGGCTCCTATGCTGGGAGGCTGACTTGCGGAGGGTCTTTTAGCCCTGCCCTCACACAGAGGCCTGAGCATCTCCgtgggagctgggggctggggcctggggcctggggcctggggcctggggcctgggttcTGATCCAGTCTGAGCTGCTTCTCCTCCTGTTCCACTGCAGGACTCGGGGCTCTACCTGAAAGAGCTGATCGAGCCGGTGCTGACCTGCTTCAATGACGCTGACAGCAGGCTGCGCTACTACACCTGCGAGGCCCTCTACAACATCGTGAAGGTGGCCCGCGGCGCCGTGCTGCCCCACTTCAACGTGCTCTTTGACGGGCTGAGCAAGGTGACCGCTCCTCACTCTAGCTGGGCTGAGCTCGTCCCACCCACCTTTTTCCCAGAGGCAAGCGGAGCAGATCAGCACCAGCTGCCAGGGAGGCTTGTTGTCTGTTGAATCTAATGATACATGTTTTAAACGGgcttgtatttatgtttgtttccCCCCCCCCATATCTCTGTTAgcttattttttattgcatttcattttatgaaaGCATCAGTCCACCAGGAGCTGGAGAGTCAAAAAGCAGTCATTTGAAAAGCACTGtggatgctgcacaccagaaa
This genomic interval from Vicugna pacos chromosome 9, VicPac4, whole genome shotgun sequence contains the following:
- the LOC107033121 gene encoding protein VAC14 homolog, translated to MAQNNTVQIKHVIQTLSQEFALSQHPHSRKGGLIGLAACSIALGKDSGLYLKELIEPVLTCFNDADSRLRYYTCEALYNIVKVARGAVLPHFNVLFDGLSKLAADPDPNVKSGSELLDRLLKAMRAWMLWGPLLPGSGSAIFPRSAWPLAPSSSHAFDPQNIKTESNGSTC